One window from the genome of Pedobacter schmidteae encodes:
- a CDS encoding 7TM diverse intracellular signaling domain-containing protein, translating into MSKRLIKVFFIALIPILFGIRSVYAQNVLLKDSEKSYTLSHPLFLIDADNNLQVNQLQNHKNFESSKSPTLSLGATTASVWIKTRILNQSDKTDWHIQIQSPPVLESVTVYQKKEGKLVKILTSQASKPKITGEVRVNNLLIPISIPIQTEAEFYIKASSNNILRLPVKIITLQKAYEESYLSDLISGIVFGMLMAFALYNLFVYVHTKEQPYLYYLGAIFFWSLNLFFYNGFLPDMMSALVWLNSAGTIISLASLMSILFTNSFLQTKKNSPFFYKIRGLMFLLSLIILLTDIFYKGPYSFMLVQYLMYPYFFYWFGAGLQSFRKGYKPALYFILGFGFLMLGNAVYNLKDLNILPDNLITRTSMYWGTLLEALILSYALASRLNFYRKQQEQIQLKTIEEKRAFLKELLQRQEQEKKRIAMELHDNIGQQLILIKNRSWRLQQLSQEPTKSLINGPINHIATIMAEVRSILHHLRPYQMDLLGLTQSINGLITDTFNDYQVQQGKIDEINPYFNTDDSIHIFRILQLLTHSILASKPGQYIRYTITRYTSSVDFQFELQIKQQFMNTSPDLHNRLELLGGGINIQYHENATLISINIPSTL; encoded by the coding sequence ATGAGCAAAAGGTTGATCAAAGTCTTTTTCATTGCACTGATCCCGATACTATTCGGTATAAGGTCAGTTTATGCCCAGAATGTGCTGCTAAAAGACAGTGAAAAAAGTTATACCTTGAGCCACCCTTTGTTCCTTATTGATGCTGACAATAACCTGCAGGTGAACCAGCTACAGAATCATAAAAACTTTGAATCCTCAAAGTCACCTACTTTGTCGTTGGGAGCTACAACGGCCTCAGTCTGGATTAAAACCCGCATCCTGAACCAAAGCGATAAAACAGACTGGCACATCCAGATCCAGAGCCCACCGGTATTGGAGTCGGTAACTGTTTATCAGAAAAAGGAAGGCAAATTGGTTAAGATCCTAACCAGCCAGGCCAGTAAACCCAAAATAACAGGCGAAGTGCGGGTAAATAACCTGTTGATTCCCATATCTATTCCTATCCAAACGGAGGCCGAATTTTATATAAAGGCCAGCAGCAACAATATACTTAGGCTTCCTGTTAAAATCATCACCCTGCAAAAGGCCTATGAAGAAAGCTACCTAAGCGATTTAATCAGCGGCATTGTCTTTGGGATGCTCATGGCTTTTGCCCTTTACAACCTGTTTGTTTACGTCCATACTAAAGAACAGCCTTACCTTTACTATCTGGGAGCGATTTTTTTCTGGAGCCTGAACCTGTTTTTCTACAATGGTTTCCTGCCCGACATGATGAGCGCTCTGGTCTGGTTGAACAGTGCGGGAACTATAATCTCACTGGCAAGTTTAATGAGCATATTGTTTACTAACTCCTTTTTACAAACTAAAAAGAACAGTCCTTTTTTTTATAAAATCAGGGGATTAATGTTTTTACTTTCCCTGATCATACTCCTGACAGACATTTTCTACAAAGGCCCCTATTCCTTTATGCTGGTACAATACTTAATGTACCCCTATTTCTTCTACTGGTTTGGAGCAGGCCTGCAGAGCTTTAGAAAGGGCTATAAACCCGCCCTATATTTTATACTGGGATTCGGTTTTCTGATGCTGGGCAATGCGGTATACAATTTAAAAGACCTCAACATCCTGCCCGATAACCTCATTACCCGGACCAGCATGTACTGGGGTACGCTGCTTGAAGCATTAATATTATCCTACGCCCTGGCCAGCAGGCTCAATTTTTACAGAAAGCAGCAAGAACAAATTCAACTGAAGACCATTGAAGAAAAAAGGGCCTTTCTCAAAGAGCTCCTGCAGCGGCAGGAACAGGAGAAAAAACGTATTGCCATGGAGCTACACGACAACATTGGCCAGCAGCTGATCCTGATCAAAAACCGTTCATGGCGACTTCAACAACTGAGCCAGGAACCGACAAAAAGCCTAATCAATGGCCCAATTAACCACATCGCGACCATTATGGCTGAAGTACGTTCTATACTCCATCACCTGAGGCCTTATCAGATGGACCTGCTGGGCCTTACGCAAAGCATCAACGGACTCATTACTGATACCTTTAACGATTATCAGGTCCAACAAGGAAAAATTGATGAAATTAACCCGTATTTCAATACAGACGACTCCATACACATTTTCAGAATTCTACAACTGTTAACCCACTCGATCCTGGCCAGCAAGCCTGGCCAATACATTCGTTACACCATTACCCGTTATACCTCCAGTGTAGATTTCCAGTTTGAACTGCAAATTAAACAACAGTTCATGAACACTTCACCCGATCTACATAACCGGCTGGAACTGCTCGGTGGGGGCATCAACATACAATATCACGAAAACGCCACCTTAATCAGCATAAATATCCCTTCTACCCTTTAA
- a CDS encoding hemerythrin domain-containing protein, producing the protein MEEIRFNLFKSVHKGLRALLADTLLQVQQTDFQINEQAASAIERIKLVLLLMHRHTKWEDEVVFPKLGTAGQSMNNYFTNQHYHTDALTLSLDILICGFEKAKTKTEKETIAGNLLNAFVEFTAYNFNHMNMEEQLINPVLWGEYSDQELQELQLQHFHSSASKTEQFFLQWMLIHNTNRELVSWLNSMKQKSTSTQFNQVYDLAQKVLTPERLESINLNVYANEN; encoded by the coding sequence ATGGAGGAGATCAGATTTAACCTGTTTAAAAGCGTACATAAAGGACTAAGAGCCTTGCTTGCAGATACCCTTTTACAAGTTCAGCAAACAGACTTTCAAATTAATGAGCAGGCTGCCTCTGCCATAGAACGTATCAAACTGGTTTTGCTGCTCATGCACAGGCATACCAAATGGGAAGATGAAGTGGTGTTTCCAAAACTAGGTACAGCCGGGCAAAGTATGAACAACTATTTTACCAACCAGCATTACCATACCGATGCCTTAACACTGAGCCTTGACATCCTAATCTGTGGATTTGAAAAAGCCAAAACCAAAACTGAAAAAGAAACGATTGCAGGTAACCTGCTCAATGCCTTTGTGGAATTTACCGCTTACAACTTCAACCACATGAACATGGAGGAGCAACTGATCAACCCCGTGTTATGGGGCGAATACAGCGATCAGGAACTTCAGGAACTACAACTGCAGCACTTCCATTCCTCTGCCAGTAAAACTGAGCAATTTTTCCTGCAATGGATGCTGATCCACAACACCAACAGGGAGCTGGTCAGCTGGCTAAACAGCATGAAACAAAAGTCAACATCCACCCAGTTTAACCAGGTTTATGACCTGGCCCAAAAGGTACTGACACCGGAAAGACTAGAATCCATTAATTTAAACGTATACGCTAATGAAAACTAA
- a CDS encoding OmpA family protein has translation MKKLIFISALLLAGGNLMAQGFLNKLKQKAENIASKTIDKALEGKAKTNTDGNAAANTNQAKAENGTGTTTTALTSTTTYDFVPGSKVLLADDFAQDALGQFPLKWYTRSKGEVVTLNTAKGKWLRLYPGTFVTPVVNIGENSTIEFDLIMNWPKAGGYMVPAINFALYDRGNKGEILSYDYRLKNCLKFGIAPYRSEAAVQLTSYENVAKKLETDKYKVANFESKVGSVIHVAISIQKERVRIWLDQEKVFDLPQAAPLNGNLNQLKIDMSTSNYTNDQLGYYVSNFRFAQGTSDNRSKLLTTGRLETSGILFATNSAEVKSDNEGTIKEVAEAMNEDPELKVRIIGHTDAVGKPEANKTLSTKRAESVRAVLVKTYKISSSRIEIEGKGSSAPVTEDTSEEGNNRNRRVEFIKI, from the coding sequence ATGAAAAAATTAATCTTCATCTCGGCCTTGTTACTGGCCGGCGGCAATTTAATGGCCCAGGGCTTTTTAAATAAGCTGAAACAAAAAGCGGAAAACATCGCTTCTAAAACTATTGACAAAGCTTTAGAAGGCAAAGCCAAAACAAATACCGATGGCAATGCAGCTGCAAATACAAATCAGGCGAAAGCTGAAAACGGCACAGGTACAACAACTACTGCATTAACCAGTACTACTACTTACGATTTTGTTCCTGGTTCAAAGGTACTTTTGGCAGATGACTTTGCGCAAGATGCATTGGGCCAATTCCCTTTAAAATGGTACACCCGCAGCAAAGGCGAAGTTGTTACACTAAACACAGCCAAAGGAAAATGGCTACGTCTTTATCCTGGTACATTTGTAACTCCAGTCGTCAATATCGGGGAAAACAGCACCATCGAATTTGACCTGATCATGAATTGGCCAAAGGCAGGAGGTTATATGGTACCTGCCATTAATTTTGCCTTATACGACAGGGGGAACAAAGGTGAAATTCTATCCTATGATTACCGCCTCAAAAACTGTCTGAAGTTTGGTATAGCCCCCTACCGTTCGGAGGCAGCTGTACAATTGACATCTTATGAAAACGTTGCTAAGAAACTGGAGACCGACAAATACAAAGTAGCTAATTTTGAAAGCAAGGTAGGCAGTGTGATCCATGTAGCCATCAGCATCCAGAAGGAAAGAGTAAGGATCTGGCTGGATCAGGAAAAAGTCTTTGACCTACCACAGGCAGCACCTTTAAACGGCAATTTAAACCAGCTTAAAATTGACATGTCAACTTCTAACTATACCAATGACCAGCTAGGGTATTACGTGTCGAATTTTCGCTTTGCCCAGGGTACTTCCGACAACCGCTCTAAATTGCTGACCACAGGCAGACTGGAAACCAGTGGAATCCTATTCGCCACCAATTCGGCCGAAGTAAAATCAGACAATGAAGGTACAATTAAAGAAGTAGCCGAAGCCATGAACGAAGATCCAGAGCTAAAGGTTAGAATTATCGGTCATACCGATGCAGTTGGAAAACCAGAGGCTAACAAAACATTATCCACAAAACGAGCCGAATCTGTACGTGCCGTGCTGGTAAAGACTTATAAGATTAGCTCCTCCCGTATTGAAATAGAAGGAAAAGGATCTAGTGCACCAGTTACCGAAGACACCAGCGAAGAAGGCAATAACAGGAACAGAAGAGTAGAATTCATTAAAATTTAA
- a CDS encoding carboxymuconolactone decarboxylase family protein — MERIKNNELPQGLMASMHQVEAYLSQCGLDHALLELMRLRVSQINGCAYCLDMHSKELLHAGDTVQRMISVSAWREAPYYSPKERAVLAFAELLTYMQAEAEADEAHEELLKYFNKGEIASLTLAIAQINSWNRIVKSTGAVAGNYQVKK, encoded by the coding sequence ATGGAAAGAATAAAAAATAATGAATTGCCACAAGGACTGATGGCCTCAATGCATCAGGTAGAAGCTTATTTGAGCCAGTGTGGTTTGGATCATGCTTTGCTGGAACTGATGCGTTTGCGGGTTTCGCAAATCAATGGTTGTGCTTATTGTTTGGATATGCATTCGAAGGAATTGTTGCATGCCGGTGATACGGTTCAACGTATGATCTCGGTATCGGCCTGGAGAGAGGCTCCTTACTATTCGCCTAAAGAGCGTGCTGTACTTGCGTTTGCAGAATTGCTAACTTATATGCAGGCAGAAGCTGAGGCTGATGAGGCACATGAAGAATTGCTGAAATATTTTAATAAAGGTGAAATTGCGAGCCTTACCCTGGCTATTGCGCAGATCAATTCCTGGAACCGGATTGTGAAGTCGACAGGTGCAGTAGCTGGAAATTATCAGGTAAAAAAATAA
- a CDS encoding sigma-70 family RNA polymerase sigma factor, with translation MNNEIIAGLRPTLKTYAYNICGSVDDAEDVVQDVMMKYLTLDDTNIENPKSYLIRMVINHAINQKKKLNKKVTKYPGEWLPEPIAMESADSGINKKELLSYSLMVLLEKLNPRQRAVFILKEAFDYEHTEIATVLDIKPDLSRQLLTRAKKSIGNPQDVQAHTVPDAFLNHYMQVLQSGDMQRLEALLNEDIVSISDGGGKVRAAINPVYGKKDVAALLLGLYNRFYQNSEVKQGLINQQPALFYYLDGQLAKCVTFTIRNGQLSGAYIIRNPDKFAHLK, from the coding sequence ATGAACAATGAAATAATTGCCGGGCTGAGGCCTACACTGAAAACCTATGCCTACAACATTTGTGGCTCTGTAGATGATGCCGAAGATGTAGTTCAGGATGTAATGATGAAGTATCTGACATTGGACGATACGAATATCGAAAATCCTAAATCGTACCTGATCCGGATGGTGATTAACCATGCCATTAACCAGAAGAAAAAGTTAAACAAGAAGGTGACTAAGTACCCTGGCGAATGGCTACCGGAACCTATTGCTATGGAAAGTGCAGATAGCGGTATCAATAAAAAAGAACTGCTGTCTTATTCGTTAATGGTATTGCTGGAAAAGCTGAATCCACGGCAAAGGGCAGTATTTATTTTAAAGGAAGCTTTTGACTACGAGCATACTGAAATTGCAACCGTACTGGATATTAAACCTGATCTATCGCGGCAGTTGCTTACCCGTGCTAAGAAAAGTATTGGCAATCCGCAGGATGTGCAGGCACATACCGTTCCTGATGCCTTTTTAAATCATTATATGCAGGTGCTGCAGTCGGGCGACATGCAACGCCTGGAGGCATTGTTGAATGAGGATATCGTTTCTATTTCAGATGGTGGAGGTAAAGTTCGGGCAGCTATTAATCCTGTTTATGGTAAAAAAGACGTGGCGGCTTTACTGTTGGGGTTGTACAACAGGTTTTACCAAAATTCAGAGGTGAAACAGGGGCTAATCAATCAGCAACCCGCATTGTTTTATTACCTGGATGGGCAGCTGGCTAAATGTGTTACTTTTACTATTCGGAATGGCCAGCTGAGTGGTGCTTATATCATCAGAAACCCGGATAAGTTTGCTCATCTAAAATAA
- a CDS encoding TlpA disulfide reductase family protein encodes MKMKLLSVVLLLLPFVTLAQTDLSTLTKVGDNVPEFSFEISKDKVVKISDYKGKLILINLFATWCPPCNTELPLVQKQIWEKYSSNEGFAFFVFGREEGWDKLIPFKEKKGFTFPILPDLDRNIFKQFATQSIPRNIIVDEEGKIIYQSIGYNEKEFAEMVSLIDQKMKKQAAGK; translated from the coding sequence ATGAAAATGAAGCTTTTATCTGTTGTATTGCTGTTGCTGCCCTTCGTTACCCTGGCCCAGACAGACCTGAGCACTTTAACAAAAGTTGGCGATAATGTGCCTGAGTTCAGTTTTGAAATATCGAAAGATAAGGTGGTTAAGATTAGTGACTATAAAGGTAAGCTAATTCTGATCAACCTGTTTGCCACCTGGTGTCCGCCCTGCAATACCGAGCTTCCCCTGGTGCAAAAACAAATCTGGGAAAAATACAGCAGCAACGAAGGTTTCGCTTTTTTTGTATTCGGACGTGAAGAAGGCTGGGATAAGCTGATCCCTTTTAAAGAGAAAAAAGGTTTTACGTTTCCAATTCTTCCAGATCTGGACAGGAACATATTTAAGCAGTTTGCCACACAATCTATTCCACGAAACATTATTGTTGATGAGGAAGGTAAAATCATTTACCAGTCTATCGGTTATAACGAAAAGGAGTTTGCCGAAATGGTGTCGCTGATTGATCAGAAAATGAAAAAACAAGCCGCAGGTAAATAA
- a CDS encoding glycoside hydrolase family 65 protein gives MKRYIKADKWKIIEEGFDPHRHQISESIFSLGNGRMGQRANFEEAYSGSSLQGNYVAGVYYPDKTRVGWWKNGYPDYLAKVINAANWIGLHLNVDGEVLDLAQAYVSEFKRELNMKEGYLLRTFNARLKSGKMLHVRAIRFCSIANDELAALRYSITPLNFSGTLSLTAFTDGDVKNEDSNYGEKFWDYIGSEINGQESYLTLRTKKTAFEVCTGSSLSIFRGEEQIMPLLEPVIRESYVGQHFELACEQVETITVCKIVANLSSQNHPLPELTTHCKQVLQQAALAGFDQLLQAQADAWAKKWEESDIVIEGDVSAQQAIRFNIFQLFQTYTGKDDRLNIGPKGFTGEKYGGSTFWDTEAYCLPFYLATAEPQVSRNLLIYRYKQLDKALENAAKLGFGNGAALYPMVTMNGEECHNEWEITFEEIHRNGAIAFAIYNYIRYTGDEAYMAEYGLEVLIAIARFWKQRVNWSNHKQQYVLLGVTGPNEYENNVDNNWYTNLIAAWCLKYAKQSAESLQQQQPKRYAELTKQLNFTEKELADWAYIIEKMYYPVDSKRGIFLQQDGYLDKEPLTVKHLTAADRPLNQKWSWDRILRSCFIKQADVLQGLYFFEEDYDLETIRRNFDYYEPRTVHESSLSPCVHSILAAKLNDEARAYEFYLRTARLDLDNYNNDTEDGLHITSMAGTWMSIVEGFAGMRVRNGQLQFNPFLPEKWESFSFRIVFRGAQLKIKITEHGISIENSSAVSLVVALRDKDYELGAYAIIEADESVIFSG, from the coding sequence ATGAAGCGCTATATTAAAGCAGATAAATGGAAGATAATTGAAGAGGGCTTTGATCCGCATCGACATCAGATATCTGAAAGTATTTTTAGTCTGGGTAATGGGAGGATGGGCCAACGGGCGAATTTTGAAGAGGCCTATTCAGGCTCCAGTCTGCAAGGTAATTATGTGGCAGGTGTTTATTATCCAGATAAAACAAGGGTAGGCTGGTGGAAAAATGGCTATCCTGATTACCTGGCTAAAGTGATTAATGCGGCCAACTGGATTGGGCTGCACCTGAATGTAGATGGAGAGGTGCTTGACCTTGCTCAGGCCTATGTGAGTGAGTTTAAACGGGAGCTGAACATGAAAGAGGGTTATTTGCTAAGAACCTTTAACGCCCGCTTAAAAAGCGGAAAAATGTTGCATGTAAGGGCCATCCGTTTTTGCAGTATTGCCAATGATGAGCTGGCAGCTTTGCGCTATAGCATTACCCCTTTAAATTTTAGCGGTACACTTAGCCTGACTGCTTTTACAGATGGGGATGTGAAAAACGAAGACAGCAATTATGGGGAAAAATTTTGGGATTATATAGGCAGCGAAATTAATGGGCAGGAGAGTTACTTAACCTTGCGAACCAAAAAAACTGCTTTTGAAGTGTGTACAGGCAGTAGTCTTAGCATTTTTAGGGGAGAAGAGCAGATCATGCCTCTACTGGAACCAGTTATCCGGGAAAGTTATGTAGGTCAGCATTTTGAGCTGGCCTGTGAACAAGTAGAGACCATTACTGTGTGTAAAATTGTAGCTAATCTTTCTTCACAAAATCATCCTCTCCCGGAACTGACAACGCATTGTAAACAGGTATTGCAGCAGGCGGCCTTAGCAGGATTTGATCAGTTACTGCAGGCACAGGCCGATGCTTGGGCAAAAAAATGGGAGGAAAGCGATATCGTGATTGAAGGGGATGTTTCGGCACAACAGGCCATTCGCTTTAATATTTTTCAGCTGTTTCAGACTTATACCGGTAAAGATGACAGGTTAAATATTGGGCCAAAAGGTTTTACGGGAGAAAAATACGGAGGTTCTACTTTTTGGGATACGGAGGCTTACTGTTTGCCTTTTTACCTGGCCACGGCCGAACCACAGGTGAGTAGGAATCTGTTGATTTATCGCTATAAACAATTGGATAAGGCTTTGGAAAATGCAGCGAAACTGGGGTTTGGCAATGGCGCTGCTTTGTACCCTATGGTGACCATGAACGGCGAGGAGTGTCACAATGAGTGGGAGATCACTTTTGAGGAAATTCATCGCAATGGGGCCATTGCTTTTGCCATTTACAATTACATCCGTTATACTGGTGATGAGGCCTATATGGCTGAATACGGATTGGAGGTATTGATTGCCATTGCACGATTCTGGAAACAGCGCGTAAATTGGAGCAATCATAAGCAACAGTATGTGTTGCTTGGGGTAACAGGACCCAATGAGTACGAAAACAATGTGGACAACAACTGGTATACCAACCTCATTGCCGCCTGGTGTTTAAAGTATGCAAAACAATCGGCCGAAAGCCTGCAACAGCAGCAGCCCAAAAGGTATGCTGAACTGACCAAACAGCTAAACTTTACGGAGAAGGAATTGGCCGACTGGGCGTATATTATCGAAAAAATGTACTATCCTGTGGATAGCAAAAGAGGGATATTCTTACAACAGGATGGCTACCTGGATAAGGAGCCTTTGACGGTAAAACACTTGACGGCTGCGGATAGGCCATTGAACCAGAAATGGAGCTGGGACCGGATTTTGCGTTCCTGCTTTATCAAACAGGCCGATGTATTGCAGGGCTTGTATTTTTTTGAAGAAGATTACGATCTGGAAACCATTCGCAGGAATTTTGATTACTATGAGCCGCGGACGGTGCATGAAAGCTCTTTATCTCCCTGCGTACACAGTATTTTGGCCGCTAAATTAAATGACGAGGCCAGGGCTTATGAGTTTTATTTGAGAACAGCGCGGCTGGACTTGGACAATTACAATAATGATACGGAAGATGGGCTCCACATTACGTCGATGGCGGGGACCTGGATGAGTATTGTAGAAGGTTTTGCAGGGATGCGCGTACGCAATGGACAGCTGCAGTTTAATCCTTTTTTACCTGAAAAATGGGAGTCTTTTTCATTTCGCATAGTATTTAGGGGAGCGCAGCTAAAAATAAAGATCACCGAACATGGCATCAGTATTGAAAATTCGAGTGCCGTATCTTTAGTGGTGGCCCTAAGAGACAAAGACTATGAGCTGGGTGCTTATGCGATTATTGAGGCAGATGAAAGTGTAATTTTTAGCGGTTAA
- a CDS encoding SusE domain-containing protein produces the protein MKSFILKSISLSIIAIGLWSCKKDEQAVVAGAGTGAALKSSAQSVVLDKTMLTTNVITFTMDEANFGYQAIISNTLQLSPKGQNFAAGNTKELILEPKVKIKAFNGFDFNNLLLALNLSTGSSSDVEIRIKSSISSKVDPVYSNVVTLSARPFPLTNWVYVPGAYQGWDILTADSLISPTGNGIYTGIINFVAANSEFKVTPAKKWDVSYGDAGGGKLSKTGGNFKALAAGPQLLTVDLNTNVWSLAAATRWSIIGDAVPGSGWFLDTDMKFINDGTNQYRLKTNLSVGEFKFRRNYDWSITIGNGAANIKVTAAGNYTLTLTINADDKTGIYTMVKN, from the coding sequence ATGAAGTCATTTATTTTGAAATCCATTAGCCTTAGCATAATTGCTATAGGACTATGGTCCTGTAAAAAGGATGAGCAAGCGGTTGTTGCCGGGGCAGGAACAGGAGCGGCATTAAAATCATCGGCGCAATCGGTAGTGTTGGATAAAACCATGCTAACCACCAATGTGATTACCTTTACTATGGATGAGGCTAATTTTGGTTATCAGGCAATTATTTCCAACACGTTACAGTTGTCGCCAAAGGGACAGAACTTTGCGGCGGGTAACACAAAAGAGCTTATACTGGAACCTAAGGTCAAAATCAAAGCTTTTAATGGCTTTGATTTCAACAACCTGCTGCTGGCACTTAATTTATCAACAGGAAGCAGTTCGGATGTCGAGATCAGAATTAAATCCAGTATATCGAGTAAAGTAGATCCGGTATATAGTAATGTGGTTACTCTTAGTGCACGACCATTTCCGTTGACCAATTGGGTGTATGTTCCTGGAGCTTATCAGGGATGGGATATTTTAACGGCCGATAGTTTGATTTCGCCAACAGGTAATGGGATTTATACAGGTATAATCAATTTTGTAGCTGCCAATTCGGAATTTAAGGTAACGCCGGCCAAAAAATGGGATGTATCCTATGGGGATGCCGGTGGTGGTAAACTAAGTAAAACCGGTGGGAACTTTAAAGCGTTAGCCGCCGGGCCACAGCTGCTAACGGTAGACCTGAATACCAATGTATGGTCACTGGCAGCTGCCACCCGTTGGTCTATCATTGGAGATGCTGTGCCGGGTAGTGGTTGGTTTTTGGATACTGATATGAAATTTATAAATGACGGAACTAACCAATACCGCCTTAAAACGAATCTCTCGGTAGGAGAATTTAAGTTCAGAAGGAATTACGACTGGAGTATAACTATCGGAAATGGTGCGGCCAATATCAAGGTGACTGCTGCAGGAAATTATACCCTTACACTGACGATAAATGCCGACGATAAGACGGGTATTTATACCATGGTTAAAAACTAA
- a CDS encoding RagB/SusD family nutrient uptake outer membrane protein, with amino-acid sequence MSNRYKIYTATLLILATVVVSCKKDSLNLVPTNDIIADQVYSTPEGYKQSFVKIYAAWALVGTKGPGSLIGDLAGFDPAQTDFLRQYWNLQELTSDESTCAWPDPGVPDATYGTPGPDNIMVKGLYARCIYQITLANEFLRESTPEKLSSRGITGTAVGDINLYRTEARFLRAYQYSVLMDLYGNPPFLTEEDEIGKVNPKQIKRPELFKYVESELKAIENELAAPMTNEYGRADRAAAWTILARIYLNSEVYLGAGQGKYTEAVTYASKVIGAGYTLAGNYKNLFLTDNDKTSKEIILSINYDGFKTQTYGGTTFIINGNIDPGMNPASFGVPGGGWSGYRTKSTLPLLFGDYSGNTDKRAMFFGTKVANDDISATNDGLRTTKFRNVSSTGAPGGSQDGMLSSLDFPLLRLADVYLMYAEAVLRGGTGGSTGQALIYFNALRQRAYGNTSGNVTTITLNDILNERGKELYLEGYRRTDLIRFGRFTGSTYLWPWKGGVKAGKSLEDFRALLPLPLSDVTANRNLTQNTGY; translated from the coding sequence ATGAGCAATAGATATAAAATATATACCGCTACTTTGCTTATACTGGCAACAGTAGTAGTTTCCTGCAAAAAAGACAGTCTGAATTTGGTGCCTACCAATGACATCATAGCCGATCAGGTGTATAGCACTCCGGAGGGATATAAACAGTCGTTTGTAAAGATATATGCAGCCTGGGCTTTGGTAGGCACAAAAGGACCAGGTAGCTTAATTGGTGATTTGGCAGGTTTTGATCCGGCGCAGACCGACTTTTTAAGACAATATTGGAATTTGCAGGAACTGACCAGTGACGAGTCGACCTGTGCATGGCCTGATCCTGGTGTACCTGATGCTACCTATGGAACGCCGGGACCTGATAATATTATGGTAAAAGGTTTATATGCCAGGTGCATTTACCAGATTACATTAGCCAATGAGTTTTTAAGGGAAAGTACGCCCGAAAAATTAAGTAGCCGGGGGATTACGGGAACTGCTGTAGGCGATATCAATTTATACCGTACGGAAGCCAGATTTTTGCGGGCTTATCAGTACAGTGTGCTGATGGATCTATATGGTAATCCTCCTTTTCTGACGGAAGAAGATGAGATTGGAAAGGTAAACCCAAAACAGATAAAACGCCCTGAACTATTTAAATATGTAGAATCGGAACTTAAAGCGATAGAAAATGAGCTTGCAGCGCCAATGACCAATGAATACGGACGTGCTGACCGTGCTGCGGCATGGACCATTCTGGCACGTATTTACCTGAATTCGGAAGTATACCTGGGCGCCGGGCAAGGTAAATATACCGAAGCCGTTACTTATGCCAGTAAGGTGATTGGAGCGGGGTATACACTAGCTGGTAACTACAAAAATCTGTTTCTGACCGATAACGATAAAACTAGTAAAGAGATTATCCTGTCTATCAATTACGATGGGTTTAAAACCCAAACTTATGGTGGTACCACATTTATCATCAATGGTAACATAGATCCGGGGATGAACCCGGCATCTTTTGGAGTGCCTGGTGGTGGATGGAGTGGCTATCGTACCAAAAGTACCTTGCCGTTACTGTTTGGCGACTATAGCGGCAATACAGATAAGCGGGCCATGTTTTTCGGTACAAAAGTAGCCAATGATGATATTTCTGCTACTAATGATGGTTTAAGGACTACAAAATTCAGAAATGTGAGTTCAACCGGAGCACCGGGAGGTTCGCAGGACGGGATGCTGAGTTCGTTGGATTTTCCTTTGCTAAGGCTGGCCGATGTTTACCTGATGTATGCTGAAGCTGTTTTGCGCGGTGGAACGGGCGGCTCGACCGGACAGGCGCTGATTTATTTTAACGCCTTGCGGCAAAGGGCTTATGGAAATACCTCGGGCAATGTGACAACTATCACACTGAACGATATTTTGAATGAACGGGGCAAGGAGCTGTATTTGGAAGGTTATCGTCGTACCGACCTGATCCGTTTCGGCAGATTTACCGGATCGACTTATTTATGGCCATGGAAAGGTGGGGTAAAGGCTGGTAAATCACTGGAAGATTTCAGGGCTTTATTGCCTTTGCCGTTATCAGACGTGACCGCCAACCGGAATTTAACCCAAAACACAGGATATTAA